One Anthonomus grandis grandis chromosome 13, icAntGran1.3, whole genome shotgun sequence DNA segment encodes these proteins:
- the LOC126744076 gene encoding SET domain-containing protein SmydA-8-like, giving the protein MSCRNAHRLNQIVSAFLDRHKLLDPNPSWLIQESSLGGFGVFATRDIEAGEVIFQDFPVILGPRCLPNGPRVCVVCYSNKTLGPCKRVCGLDVCGEECQNSLAHRKECELVRQCSPPGIRIFENLTPIRSLLLDENDKEVVNCLIAHDRDEHGHEVTTLKKLGCQFKEDDEKFMRFVCCVLDANAFEVALEQNNIRGLYPLASLGNHSCAPNSTYVFNKSHHMLVKASLFIPKGSEIFYSYTRLIWGTPSRLYHLYRTKHFVCKCSRCRDPTEFGTYMGGILCKICRGIVVPLNPYKTHARWQCQDCKRVILGKETGELLRLLGVILRDIRQDDFPFMYKFLNGKLRSVVPENNQVAVQVKYKIIKVLGHLYPWNELTEEMLKIKETLCLDLLGLLEQLRCGKSKMRGLLLYELFCCKRESNTRASKGILDPETEGLLKEAASILEYDANAPQEIKCYLDNKTV; this is encoded by the exons ATGTCCTGCAGAAACGCACACCGCCTTAATCAAATTGTGAGCGCGTTTCTGGACAGACACAAACTCCTGGATCCGAATCCGAGCTGGCTAATCCAAGAGTCCAGCCTCGGAGGCTTCGGGGTGTTCGCCACAAGAGACATCGAGGCCGGCGAGGTGATTTTCCAGGATTTCCCCGTCATCTTAGGCCCGAGGTGCCTGCCGAACGGCCCCAGGGTTTGCGTCGTTTGTTACAG CAACAAAACTCTCGGTCCGTGTAAACGCGTTTGCGGTCTGGATGTCTGCGGCGAGGAGTGCCAGAACTCGTTGGCCCATAGAAAAGAATGTGAATTGGTACGTCAGTGCAGCCCACCCGGGATTCGCATCTTCGAAAATCTCACTCCAATCAGAAGCCTGCTTCTGGACGAGAACGACAAGGAGGTGGTGAACTGTTTGATTGCTCATGACAGAGATGAGCATGGGCACGAAGTCACCACACTTAAGAAATTGGGTTGCCAGTTTAAAGAGGACGACGAGAAGTTTATGAGGTTTGTATGTTGCGTGTTGGACGCCAACGCTTTTGAGGTGGCGCTGGAACAAAACAATATAAGAG GCCTCTACCCTTTGGCTAGTCTAGGGAACCACTCCTGCGCCCCCAACTCCACTTACGTCTTCAACAAAAGCCATCACATGTTAGTGAAGGCTTCGCTATTCATCCCCAAGGGTTCGGAAATTTTTTACTCTTACACCAGGCTGATTTGGGGCACCCCTTCAAGGCTTTATCACCTCTATAGGACCAAGCATTTTGTTTGTAAGTGTTCTCGGTGCAGAGACCCCACGGAGTTCGGTACTTACATGGGAGGAATTCTGTGTAAAATCTGTAGGGGTATTGTGGTACCTTTGAACCCTTATAAGACCCACGCCAGATGGCAGTGTCAGGATTGCAAGCGAGTTATATTAGGGAAAGAGACTGGGGAGTTGTTGAGGCTGTTAG GGGTGATCTTAAGGGATATTAGGCAAGACGATTTTCCATTTATGTACAAGTTTTTAAACGGGAAATTGAGGTCAGTGGTTCCGGAGAATAACCAAGTTGCTGTGCAAGTCAAGTATAAGATTATTAAGGTTTTGGGGCACCTGTATCCTTGGAATG aattaaCTGAGGAAATGCTTAAGATAAAAGAAACGCTGTGCTTGGACCTTCTTGGACTGCTAGAGCAGCTCAGATGCGGTAAGAGTAAAATGAGAGGCCTCCTCCTCTACGAGCTGTTTTGCTGCAAACGTGAGTCTAATACCAGGGCATCCAAGGGAATTTTG GATCCAGAAACAGAAGGTCTGTTAAAGGAAGCCGCCTCTATTCTGGAATATGATGCCAATGCACCGcaagaaataaaatgttatttggaTAATAAAACAGTTTAA